The Oxyura jamaicensis isolate SHBP4307 breed ruddy duck chromosome 9, BPBGC_Ojam_1.0, whole genome shotgun sequence genome includes the window TCTTTGCCCttccctggggcagctgcaTGTGTCCAGcacctcctttttctccctgaacAGATGGTCGCTGGTCCTGCCATGCCACACAAGTGCCAGCGTTGACGTGAGAGAGCGGCGGGTGCCGGTACTGGGTGGAAGCCacctcccctggcagcagcagaggctcaGCTTCAGGTACTCTGAAACTGCACCCTTAGGGTGAGCTTTGAGGGTGAGCTCAGGCACGCCTGCTGGTGAGCTGTTTGCGAGCAGCCTCGCCTCTGTGCAGGCTGCACGTTTATCCAGTTTCTCTCCGTCAGTTCTGCTTGTGAGCCGAGCTGGCTCTGcgatgaaaaacaaaacaaaatcacccAGCACGTGGTTAGCTGTTGACAGAGCTGtggaggaaaggggagggatAAAAAACATGGGGGTGTTGCTGTGGAGGCAGGATGAGTTCAGAGTAACAAAGTAATTTGTACAGGAACAGTTTACTGATACAAGGTGTCAAGGCAAACATTCTGTCTACCTGATTTACTGACCTCTGAATGACAGCTATCCTCAGGTTATTTCTGAGGAACCTCTTCTGTAGGCAAGCCCACAAACAATGTAGACTGTAAGGAAATAGAGGAACTTGATCTTCAGTAAACCCAGCTTAGTCCAGAGATGTGTGTGCAGGTAATATTCATGTAAGAGCCATGTCTGTATtgttaaagcatttttaaaacctgttgATGTaagtgtaattattttttcctttccatttcttttgaaCAAATAGTATCTTTTGATTGGTTGAAGGTCCTTTCTTGGTGCCCCTTACTCAGACAAGCAGTCCAAtgcattctgtgttttttttttttatatgtctTGTAATAATTCCCAATAGCTGCATttagggattatttttttctgctttgtctaaACTTACTGTAGAGATCTCAGTGTGAAAGTCGCCCAAGAAATGCTATATAATGCAGAGTCTGCAGGCATGTGTAGTTATCTTTGTATACACTGAAGATGCAGTCAGGTATATCTTCTTGcaaattccccccccccctctttgTGTGTTAGACAGCTCAGCATCAGGCACAgattcccctctgctctgccagctaTGAGACTGAAAGATGGGGCAGGCAGCTGGAAGTAGTGGCATTTTAAGACTGCCAGAGCAAGATTTGCAAGAAGACTTAACTGTAGGCATGTCTGATGGAGCTGAACATGTGGTAGTGTTATTGATACTCTTACATAATTACTTAGTTTAAACAAATCGACATAAGTAATTGACTAGGTAGAAATTGAATCCTTGTATATTCAAAAACAGTTCTTTCTGCAGTGGAGTTTAATTCTCTTTCCATTCTGGTCTCTTATCTGTGATGACATGGTATTTATCCCCGGCTTAGTTTTTGCTCcatgcatttttcagtcttccatTTCTTTAATCCATtatggcatttaaaaacaaacaaaaaaaacagaaccaccATCATTTGCTGATCAATTTTGTCTTGCTCCAAGTTCCCAGCATAAAGATGATGTTGCTTCTTCGAGTAAGCAGTCTTCACCCAGAggctttatttccatttgttaGTGATTTTGTTATACGGTCCTTTTAAGACTTTTAACTGCTCAAATAAtgagattgattttttttgaacacGTTTTTTTGCCCTCTCATGCAATATGCCAGTGTCTTGTTTCTGATTCCAAGCTagctttgctttggaaaagctCCATTAACTTCAGTGACATTCTGGCTTAAAACTGTGACACCAGAATCAAGCctttagtgtttgttttcataggtatatttcccttttctgctgctgctgctttgtttctgccCGCTTTCTCACTCTGAGTAGCGTGGAGTTAACTGCAGATCAAGCCCCGGGTAAGGGTTAGGGTGTTAACAACACAGCTGCTGAGagggtggctgcagcagtggTGGTTGTTGTTCTTGGTTTTTATGTGGCCTGCGTCATTACGGGGTAGAACAGTTGTGAAATATCTTGGATAGAGTATCTGTTGCAGATCAGGCTGTGGAATTACGCCTTGTTAACTGATTGCCTCAGAGAGATTTTACTAGATATGCTCATCACAACAGTGTTTTTCAGACAGTGAAGTGACACTTGATCTCATTTTAATTCAAGTTAAAGGAAGTGTTTTGTAGAACAAATGAGCCGTACCAAGAATCTGCCTTGTAAATACGTGTGAGAAATTCTTTATGGAAGATGAGAGTTCAGAAACACCTTTTCTCAACAAGTAGATGTATAACAAGTATTCTTGGTCTTTATAAAGATGGTATCTTTTAAAGGtgctgtgtttatttaaaagaagtttttttgtAAGGaacaatgcctttttttttgtattctatATTAAGCGATGATGCAGCCAGATTCGGATTGGGTAATTGCAGCTCTAAAGACACTGGCAtgtcaggaaatgaaaattgagTTAGGTGCTAATGTTTACTGGCTGTAAGTGGGGAATGAGGGAAACTGAGCATAATCTCTTAGATTATTTAgggaataaatatttctgtaagttgtaaaataattcagtatcTGTCTTTCTAGACTTGAAAGTAAGTGCATTTGGAGTGGCATCTTTGTCAGCCCTATGTGGGCGTTCTGCCCAGCTTCTTGCTGCCTCAGTATATTTTGGTGGGTAGTCATCGAGTTCATTTTAAAGTTCAGGAGCGGCGAAGAGCCCTGTTGCTGCTAGATTGGTTGATCATGTTATGTCTAACATGCAGTATCTGCAAAATCAGCTGCGTTTTCTTTACCTGAAAACTTTAGATTTGGCATTTACCAACATAGTATTTTCGCAACTTCAGTGCTCTGATAGTACTACTGCGTGTTTGTGTGCCGGGGGAAGTTGTACACTATGCACTTGAAAGTGAGCAGAAATGTTGCTAGTAATCTTTTGCTAGTAGtactttggaaaacagaaaatctgcttttacTTAGTAGATAGCCCTTGGTCCcaagtttcagtatttttatgcAAGTACATTTAATCATTTCTCCATTCTGTTTTGCACATTAAATTAGTGGTTTACACTCATAACAGATAGTATCTTATCAGATACAGTCTATTAACTAACTTCTAGGTGCAGGgaacaaaaaagtgaaaacagtttttacCGTCcaagttcttcactgagatAACTGAAGGTTGTTACACTAGTATTAAGGCTGTATTATGATCAATATAAatcacttctttattttcattattatctcacttgaatttttatattccaagttccattcttttttttcaccttttgatAGTGTTAAATAGAGGCTCCAGCTGAAATGAGgattacactgaaaaaatgagagaagcCCAAGCTCTGAATCTTTATCCAGGAAAGCCCTTGGTTTCTGTCAGTAAAGTGATTTGCCAAAGCTGCAGCCTCACTTGATTTATCTTGAACACTAAGGCAATGCCTGTGGTGCTGGGACAGACAGAATTTGTCATCAGTAATGCCTATGCATAAAATACGTGTAGTACATAAGGTATGGTTTGTATTTAACACATAACAGATGATGCTGCATTGCCCTGCACAAGGTCATTTGCCCTGTAATACTCTGTCACCTCTCGAAAAGGTCAAAACTTGTGCCAATTATTAGAGTGACCAAACAAGTGTCTTGTCTAATTAAtgtgataaaatgaaaaatatgccaAACTGAATActgaagtgttttaatttttcagaccGTAGCACTGCAAAGGAGAAACTCAGACAACTTTTCTCAATGACTCTATAGCCAACTAATGTAACAATGGTACTAATATTGGGACGCAGACTGAATAGAGAGGATAGTGGGATACGAGATTCCCCTGCAACCAAGCGGAAGGTTTTTGAAATGGACCCAAAATCGTTGTCAGGCCCTGAGTTTTTTGACTTCTCCTCGGGATCATCACATGCTGAAAGCATTCTCCAGATCTTCAATGAATTCCGAGACAGCCGGTTGTTCACAGATGTCATTATCTGTGTGGAAGGACGGGAGTTTCCCTGCCATCGGGCGGTTctctcagcctgcagcagctaCTTCAGAGCTATGTTTTGCAATGATCATAGAGAAAGCAGGGAGATGTTGGTGGAGATCAATGGCATTTTAGCTGAAGCTATGGATTGCTTTTTACAGTATGTGTACACTGGCAAGGTGAAAATTACCACAGAGAATGTGCAGTATCTCTTTGAAACGTCAAGCCTCTTTCAGATTAGTGTTTTACGTGATGCCTGTGCCAAGTtcctggaggagcagctggatCCCTGTAACTGCCTGGGAATCCAGCGCTTTGCAGATACGCACTCTCTCAAGACACTGTTCACCAAGTGCAGGAATTTTGCGCTGCAGACATTTGAAGACGTGTCCCAGCATGAAGAGTTCCTTGAACTGGGGAAAGATGAGCTTATTGATTACATTTGCAGTGATGAACTGGTGATCACTAAGGAAGAGATGGTGTTTGAAGCTGTCATGCGCTGGGTGTACCGGGCAGTTGAGTTGCGAAGACCAGTGTTGCATGAGCTTCTGACACACGTCAGGCTCCCATTGCTACACCCAAACTACTTTGTTCAGACTGTAGAGGTGGACCAGCTGATTCAGAACTCACCTGAGTGCTATCAGCTGCTGCATGAAGCCAGGCGGTACCATATCCTTGGAAATGAGATGATGTCTCCCAGGACTAGGCCACGCAGGTgaggaaataatgtttttttttgacttcttcCTGTAATAGGAGGACACGGTTTGATGTACAGATGTTTGGTATGCACtcccagaacaaaaatatttttcagacaattttattttctgttctggagCACTACAGTTACACCTGTGTACTTCCCCACAACACATGAAGCCCACACATGTCTACAACATAGAAATAAAGGAGTTTTTTGCATAGATCATTCCGTTGCTATGGAGTAAATGACCGCTCAGGTAAGTTAAGCTATTTGACCttgtaagtaaaatattttctgaaggttAATGTTTGCTGGATGTGATCTTAAGTTATTTCATACAGTGGTAGCATCCTGAAAACAGCTTACTATGCTGTAGCAAGTAAACAAT containing:
- the KLHL24 gene encoding kelch-like protein 24, translated to MVLILGRRLNREDSGIRDSPATKRKVFEMDPKSLSGPEFFDFSSGSSHAESILQIFNEFRDSRLFTDVIICVEGREFPCHRAVLSACSSYFRAMFCNDHRESREMLVEINGILAEAMDCFLQYVYTGKVKITTENVQYLFETSSLFQISVLRDACAKFLEEQLDPCNCLGIQRFADTHSLKTLFTKCRNFALQTFEDVSQHEEFLELGKDELIDYICSDELVITKEEMVFEAVMRWVYRAVELRRPVLHELLTHVRLPLLHPNYFVQTVEVDQLIQNSPECYQLLHEARRYHILGNEMMSPRTRPRRSTGYSEVIVVVGGCERVGGFNLPYTECYDPVTGEWKSLAKLPEFTKSEYAVCALRNDILVSGGRINSRDVWIYNSQLNIWIRVASLNKGRWRHKMAVLLGKVYVVGGYDGQNRLSSVECYDSFSNRWTEVAPLKEAVSSPAVTSCVGKLFVIGGGPDDNTCSDKVQSYDPDTNSWLLRATIPIAKRCITAVSLNNLIYVAGGLTKAIYCYDPVEDYWIHVQNTFSRQENCGMSVCNGKIYILGGRRENGEATDTILCYDPATGIITGVAAMPRPVSYHGCVTIHRYNEKGFKL